One genomic window of Pseudomonas chlororaphis subsp. piscium includes the following:
- a CDS encoding (2Fe-2S)-binding protein has protein sequence MELRINQKAYQVDADADTPLLWVIRDDLGLTGTKYGCGLAQCGACSVLVDGNVVRACVTPVAGVVGREVTTIEAIETDEVGKRVVAAWVEHQVAQCGYCQSGQVMAATALLKHTAAPSDAQIEAAMVNLCRCGTYNAIRTAVHDLAAQPAKKESA, from the coding sequence ATGGAACTACGAATCAACCAAAAGGCCTATCAGGTCGATGCCGACGCCGACACGCCGTTGCTGTGGGTGATCCGCGATGACCTGGGCCTGACCGGCACCAAGTACGGCTGCGGCCTGGCCCAGTGCGGCGCTTGTTCCGTGCTGGTGGATGGCAACGTGGTGCGCGCCTGCGTCACCCCGGTGGCTGGGGTGGTCGGCCGCGAGGTCACCACCATCGAGGCGATCGAAACGGACGAAGTGGGCAAGCGCGTGGTGGCCGCCTGGGTCGAACATCAGGTGGCCCAGTGTGGCTACTGCCAGTCCGGCCAGGTCATGGCGGCCACCGCGCTGCTCAAGCACACCGCCGCGCCCAGTGATGCGCAGATCGAGGCGGCGATGGTCAACCTGTGCCGCTGCGGCACCTACAACGCCATCCGCACTGCGGTGCATGACCTTGCCGCACAGCCCGCCAAGAAGGAAAGCGCCTGA